Within the Ignavibacteria bacterium genome, the region AACCGCGGTACTGCACTAAAACACACTGAAAAGCTGTAAAACAGGCAAAAAAACAAGTATATTCCACAAAATATATTTCAAAAACTTCACCAAAGGCGGAACTATCCGCCTTTCTTTTTGATTTATCATATTACATTCCGGGCATAATTAATTACTTATTATTACGGAAAGTTATCTTGCAGTTTAATTGCTCATTATGTTATATTTCAACTTGATTTTGAGCAGACAGAATAATAGATTTTCACCTAAGGTAAACTGGAGTTAGAATGAATTATTCCGATGATAAATTCGGAAACAGTGGCGATGATTATTTCTTTGATGAAAAAGAGCTGAAGGAAAAGATTGAAAAATACAGAAACCTTATAGCTGAAGGGGCCATTTTCATTTACATGGAATCAATTGAGGAGCTCATTGAGGCATGCCTGGACTACGACTATACCGAAGACGGGCTCTATTTTACGAATGCTCTGCTGGAAATTGCTCCTTATAATTCAGAACTGTGGCAGTTTAAGGGAATTTTCCTGAATAATTCCTTTGAGTTCGATGAAGCCTATAACTGCTTCAACCGGGCATTGTCCATGAATCCGAATGATGCTGAAACTCTTATTAATAAAGCTATGGCTGAAGACAATTTAGGCCTTGTCGAAGAAGCCATGGAGTCTCTTGAAACGGCACTCAGATTTGAACCCGGGAACGAGGAAGCTCATTTTTCGCTGGGCGTCATTTATGAAAGAGACGAAAAATATGATCTGGCCATCAGTCACTTTAAAAAAGCAGTCGAAGCTGACCCCGAATACGGCGAGGCTTTCTATGAACTGGGATACTGCTATGAGGATACAGGAAATTACGAAAAATCACTTGAAGCATATAACAAATTCCTGGATCTTGAACCCTACAGCGTAACCGGCTGGTATAACCGCGGAATTATTCAGATCCGAATGAGTAACTATAAGGAAGCTGTGGATAATTTTGAACTTGCGCTCGCACTTAAAGAAGATTTCTGCAATGCATGGTTCAATATGGGGATCGCTCTTGCCAACCTGGGACAGCTGACCGAGGCCCTGGAGGCCTTCCAGAAGGCTGCCGGACTTGACAAGACTGATGAAGCTATTTTCTTCAATATCGGACAGATCTATGAGGAACTCGACGACCTTGAAGGGGCAATTAATAATTACACCGAAGCAATAAAGTGTAAAAGCGATTACTTTGAGGCTTTTCTGGCCAGAGGATTCTGCTTTAGCAGCCTGGGCAGACTTCACATGGCGCTCAAGGATTACAATACTGCCATAAAACTCAACGACTCTTCACCGGACGCATGGATTGCAAAGGGCGATCTGGACCTTTCCTTAGGCAAACTGGACGAGGCGGCTGAAAGCTATAAAAGCGCCCTTTCAACCGATCCGGAAAATTACCAGATCTGGTTCAAACT harbors:
- a CDS encoding tetratricopeptide repeat protein — its product is MNYSDDKFGNSGDDYFFDEKELKEKIEKYRNLIAEGAIFIYMESIEELIEACLDYDYTEDGLYFTNALLEIAPYNSELWQFKGIFLNNSFEFDEAYNCFNRALSMNPNDAETLINKAMAEDNLGLVEEAMESLETALRFEPGNEEAHFSLGVIYERDEKYDLAISHFKKAVEADPEYGEAFYELGYCYEDTGNYEKSLEAYNKFLDLEPYSVTGWYNRGIIQIRMSNYKEAVDNFELALALKEDFCNAWFNMGIALANLGQLTEALEAFQKAAGLDKTDEAIFFNIGQIYEELDDLEGAINNYTEAIKCKSDYFEAFLARGFCFSSLGRLHMALKDYNTAIKLNDSSPDAWIAKGDLDLSLGKLDEAAESYKSALSTDPENYQIWFKLAEIDLEIGNWTEGMTAYNECIKLNPSDANSYYGKAKVNFILSKTQEAIECLKNAFRLDPSIKKEFAKEYPEIKASKLFRKLLDEN